From Triticum urartu cultivar G1812 chromosome 2, Tu2.1, whole genome shotgun sequence, a single genomic window includes:
- the LOC125536045 gene encoding uncharacterized protein LOC125536045 isoform X5 translates to MEGQQQGQQQGQQQGQQEGQQLEGQQEGQQQEWRQQWEEWWLLWQGHWQVQWLEWQSQWQEWWQQLQLPLQQQWENWLLHWHQHFEQWQNLWYEQWQQWEQRCQAQQHQQWWEWPQDQWQQQLQHEWQQWQQHGEWQWRLWLQQVQWQQQEVQGQGQQQQGQGQQQQGQGQEPWELRLQFQQWQPHWRQQWHMWHQDWQQQWRQWQQGQQQWREQRQWQWRQWQKDERWQEQERWLRHRLTINMHLIPVSYALSFKPLTTSLVFEDKEGAKIPMLENTTFGNLVADGFVNEIIAAHRRNLSWAGDFCEDDLFVSEGEHFVTIAKEPTKSATDDNQFLDLIQITNWFADKYTENQMVPSYFEEFVDRVYKIPSWQNQCDRSASLWVLSNHPFFMGEEKWRLFVEEYYKWYTQVNVVSRDEILKKANCDICLNWHLATVRDNSLLQMVYWNGRENLCPSSYFTKGCKVPRRTASDAEIFRFTQEDGLVGH, encoded by the exons ATGGAGGGGCAGCAGCAGGGGCAACAGCAGGGCCAGCAGCAGGGGCAACAGGAAGGCCAGCAGCTGGAGGGGCAACAGGAGGGCCAGCAGCAGGAGTGGCGCCAACAATGGGAAGAGTGGTGGTTGCTGTGGCAGGGGCATTGGCAAGTGCAGTGGCTGGAGTGGCAGAGTCAATGGCAAGAGTGGTGGCAGCAGTTGCAGCTGCCGTTGCAGCAGCAGTGGGAGAACTGGCTGTTGCACTGGCATCAACACTTTGAGCAGTGGCAGAACCTGTGGTACGAGCAATGGCAGCAATGGGAGCAGCGGTGCCAGGCGCAACAACATCAACAATGGTGGGAGTGGCCGCAGGACCAGTGGCAACAACAATTGCAGCACGAATGGCAACAGTGGCAGCAGCATGGGGAATGGCAGTGGCGGCTGTGGCTACAACAGGTTCAGTGGCAGCAGCAGGAGGTGCAGGGGCAGGGGCAGCAGCAACAGGGGCAGGGGCAGCAGCAACAGGGGCAGGGGCAGGAGCCGTGGGAGCTACGTCTGCAGTTTCAACAATGGCAGCCTCATTGGCGGCAGCAGTGGCACATGTGGCATCAAGACTGGCAGCAGCAGTGGCGTCAATGGCAACAGGGCCAACAGCAATGGCGGGAGCAGCGACAATGGCAGTGGCGGCAGTGGCAGAAGGATGAGCGGTGGCAGGAGCAGGAGCGGTGGCTGCGCCACCGGCTAACCATCAATATGCATTTGATACCTGTGTCCTATGCTTTGAGTTTCAAGCCACTCACCACTTCTCTTGTATTCGAAGACAAAGAGGGCGCTAAAATCCCTATGCTCGAGAATACAACCTTCGGCAATTTAGTTGCCGACGGCTTTGTTAATGAGATAATTGCGGCACATCGTCGGAACCTGAGCTGGGCTGGTGATTTCTGCGAGGATGATTTATTTGTATCTGAGGGCGAGCATTTTGTTACCATTGCTAAAGAACCAACGAAGTCAGCAACAGATGATAACCAGTTTCTGGATTTAATTCAGATAACAAATTGGTTTGCTGATAAGTATACTGAGAATCAAATGGTGCCGTCTTATTTTGAAGAGTTTGTTGACAGAGTATATAAAATACCAAGTTGGCAAAATCAATGTGATCGATCAGCAAGCTTATGGGTGCTTAGTAACCACCCTTTCTTTATGGGAGAAGAAAAATGGAGGTTATTTGTAGAGGAATACTATAAATGGTACACTCAAGTTAATGTGGTATCGCGGGATGAGATTCTTAAGAAAGCTAATTGTGATATATGTCTGAATTGGCATTTGGCTACAGTGCGCGATAACAGTCTTCTGCAAATGGTGTACTGGAATGGAAGAGAGAACTTGTGTCCATCATCTTACTTTACTAAAGGCTGCAAAGTTCCTCGGCGGACGGCTAGCGATGCTGAAATATTCCGGTTCACCCAAGAAGATGG GCTCGTTGGTCATTGA
- the LOC125536045 gene encoding uncharacterized protein LOC125536045 isoform X2, whose translation MEGQQQGQQQGQQQGQQEGQQLEGQQEGQQQEWRQQWEEWWLLWQGHWQVQWLEWQSQWQEWWQQLQLPLQQQWENWLLHWHQHFEQWQNLWYEQWQQWEQRCQAQQHQQWWEWPQDQWQQQLQHEWQQWQQHGEWQWRLWLQQVQWQQQEVQGQGQQQQGQGQQQQGQGQEPWELRLQFQQWQPHWRQQWHMWHQDWQQQWRQWQQGQQQWREQRQWQWRQWQKDERWQEQERWLRHRLTINMHLIPVSYALSFKPLTTSLVFEDKEGAKIPMLENTTFGNLVADGFVNEIIAAHRRNLSWAGDFCEDDLFVSEGEHFVTIAKEPTKSATDDNQFLDLIQITNWFADKYTENQMVPSYFEEFVDRVYKIPSWQNQCDRSASLWVLSNHPFFMGEEKWRLFVEEYYKWYTQVNVVSRDEILKKANCDICLNWHLATVRDNSLLQMVYWNGRENLCPSSYFTKGCKVPRRTASDAEIFRFTQEDGYLAVFQRTFYVHGLHILGARWSLRELALYIAYIFKHFLPRFIERIYANSHEHHLATLLRSLIHM comes from the exons ATGGAGGGGCAGCAGCAGGGGCAACAGCAGGGCCAGCAGCAGGGGCAACAGGAAGGCCAGCAGCTGGAGGGGCAACAGGAGGGCCAGCAGCAGGAGTGGCGCCAACAATGGGAAGAGTGGTGGTTGCTGTGGCAGGGGCATTGGCAAGTGCAGTGGCTGGAGTGGCAGAGTCAATGGCAAGAGTGGTGGCAGCAGTTGCAGCTGCCGTTGCAGCAGCAGTGGGAGAACTGGCTGTTGCACTGGCATCAACACTTTGAGCAGTGGCAGAACCTGTGGTACGAGCAATGGCAGCAATGGGAGCAGCGGTGCCAGGCGCAACAACATCAACAATGGTGGGAGTGGCCGCAGGACCAGTGGCAACAACAATTGCAGCACGAATGGCAACAGTGGCAGCAGCATGGGGAATGGCAGTGGCGGCTGTGGCTACAACAGGTTCAGTGGCAGCAGCAGGAGGTGCAGGGGCAGGGGCAGCAGCAACAGGGGCAGGGGCAGCAGCAACAGGGGCAGGGGCAGGAGCCGTGGGAGCTACGTCTGCAGTTTCAACAATGGCAGCCTCATTGGCGGCAGCAGTGGCACATGTGGCATCAAGACTGGCAGCAGCAGTGGCGTCAATGGCAACAGGGCCAACAGCAATGGCGGGAGCAGCGACAATGGCAGTGGCGGCAGTGGCAGAAGGATGAGCGGTGGCAGGAGCAGGAGCGGTGGCTGCGCCACCGGCTAACCATCAATATGCATTTGATACCTGTGTCCTATGCTTTGAGTTTCAAGCCACTCACCACTTCTCTTGTATTCGAAGACAAAGAGGGCGCTAAAATCCCTATGCTCGAGAATACAACCTTCGGCAATTTAGTTGCCGACGGCTTTGTTAATGAGATAATTGCGGCACATCGTCGGAACCTGAGCTGGGCTGGTGATTTCTGCGAGGATGATTTATTTGTATCTGAGGGCGAGCATTTTGTTACCATTGCTAAAGAACCAACGAAGTCAGCAACAGATGATAACCAGTTTCTGGATTTAATTCAGATAACAAATTGGTTTGCTGATAAGTATACTGAGAATCAAATGGTGCCGTCTTATTTTGAAGAGTTTGTTGACAGAGTATATAAAATACCAAGTTGGCAAAATCAATGTGATCGATCAGCAAGCTTATGGGTGCTTAGTAACCACCCTTTCTTTATGGGAGAAGAAAAATGGAGGTTATTTGTAGAGGAATACTATAAATGGTACACTCAAGTTAATGTGGTATCGCGGGATGAGATTCTTAAGAAAGCTAATTGTGATATATGTCTGAATTGGCATTTGGCTACAGTGCGCGATAACAGTCTTCTGCAAATGGTGTACTGGAATGGAAGAGAGAACTTGTGTCCATCATCTTACTTTACTAAAGGCTGCAAAGTTCCTCGGCGGACGGCTAGCGATGCTGAAATATTCCGGTTCACCCAAGAAGATGGGTATTTAGCAGTTTTCCAGCGGACGTTTTATGTTCACGGGCTACATATTCTTGGG GCTCGTTGGTCATTGAGAGAACTGGCACTTTATATTGCATATATTTTCAAACATTTTCTGCCACGTTTTATTGAAAGGATTTACGCCAACTCTCATGAACATCATCT cgCAACTTTGCTGAGATCCTTGATACATATGTAA
- the LOC125536045 gene encoding uncharacterized protein LOC125536045 isoform X4 codes for MEGQQQGQQQGQQQGQQEGQQLEGQQEGQQQEWRQQWEEWWLLWQGHWQVQWLEWQSQWQEWWQQLQLPLQQQWENWLLHWHQHFEQWQNLWYEQWQQWEQRCQAQQHQQWWEWPQDQWQQQLQHEWQQWQQHGEWQWRLWLQQVQWQQQEVQGQGQQQQGQGQQQQGQGQEPWELRLQFQQWQPHWRQQWHMWHQDWQQQWRQWQQGQQQWREQRQWQWRQWQKDERWQEQERWLRHRLTINMHLIPVSYALSFKPLTTSLVFEDKEGAKIPMLENTTFGNLVADGFVNEIIAAHRRNLSWAGDFCEDDLFVSEGEHFVTIAKEPTKSATDDNQFLDLIQITNWFADKYTENQMVPSYFEEFVDRVYKIPSWQNQCDRSASLWVLSNHPFFMGEEKWRLFVEEYYKWYTQVNVVSRDEILKKANCDICLNWHLATVRDNSLLQMVYWNGRENLCPSSYFTKGCKVPRRTASDAEIFRFTQEDGYLAVFQRTFYVHGLHILGVH; via the coding sequence ATGGAGGGGCAGCAGCAGGGGCAACAGCAGGGCCAGCAGCAGGGGCAACAGGAAGGCCAGCAGCTGGAGGGGCAACAGGAGGGCCAGCAGCAGGAGTGGCGCCAACAATGGGAAGAGTGGTGGTTGCTGTGGCAGGGGCATTGGCAAGTGCAGTGGCTGGAGTGGCAGAGTCAATGGCAAGAGTGGTGGCAGCAGTTGCAGCTGCCGTTGCAGCAGCAGTGGGAGAACTGGCTGTTGCACTGGCATCAACACTTTGAGCAGTGGCAGAACCTGTGGTACGAGCAATGGCAGCAATGGGAGCAGCGGTGCCAGGCGCAACAACATCAACAATGGTGGGAGTGGCCGCAGGACCAGTGGCAACAACAATTGCAGCACGAATGGCAACAGTGGCAGCAGCATGGGGAATGGCAGTGGCGGCTGTGGCTACAACAGGTTCAGTGGCAGCAGCAGGAGGTGCAGGGGCAGGGGCAGCAGCAACAGGGGCAGGGGCAGCAGCAACAGGGGCAGGGGCAGGAGCCGTGGGAGCTACGTCTGCAGTTTCAACAATGGCAGCCTCATTGGCGGCAGCAGTGGCACATGTGGCATCAAGACTGGCAGCAGCAGTGGCGTCAATGGCAACAGGGCCAACAGCAATGGCGGGAGCAGCGACAATGGCAGTGGCGGCAGTGGCAGAAGGATGAGCGGTGGCAGGAGCAGGAGCGGTGGCTGCGCCACCGGCTAACCATCAATATGCATTTGATACCTGTGTCCTATGCTTTGAGTTTCAAGCCACTCACCACTTCTCTTGTATTCGAAGACAAAGAGGGCGCTAAAATCCCTATGCTCGAGAATACAACCTTCGGCAATTTAGTTGCCGACGGCTTTGTTAATGAGATAATTGCGGCACATCGTCGGAACCTGAGCTGGGCTGGTGATTTCTGCGAGGATGATTTATTTGTATCTGAGGGCGAGCATTTTGTTACCATTGCTAAAGAACCAACGAAGTCAGCAACAGATGATAACCAGTTTCTGGATTTAATTCAGATAACAAATTGGTTTGCTGATAAGTATACTGAGAATCAAATGGTGCCGTCTTATTTTGAAGAGTTTGTTGACAGAGTATATAAAATACCAAGTTGGCAAAATCAATGTGATCGATCAGCAAGCTTATGGGTGCTTAGTAACCACCCTTTCTTTATGGGAGAAGAAAAATGGAGGTTATTTGTAGAGGAATACTATAAATGGTACACTCAAGTTAATGTGGTATCGCGGGATGAGATTCTTAAGAAAGCTAATTGTGATATATGTCTGAATTGGCATTTGGCTACAGTGCGCGATAACAGTCTTCTGCAAATGGTGTACTGGAATGGAAGAGAGAACTTGTGTCCATCATCTTACTTTACTAAAGGCTGCAAAGTTCCTCGGCGGACGGCTAGCGATGCTGAAATATTCCGGTTCACCCAAGAAGATGGGTATTTAGCAGTTTTCCAGCGGACGTTTTATGTTCACGGGCTACATATTCTTGGGGTGCATTGA
- the LOC125536045 gene encoding uncharacterized protein LOC125536045 isoform X3, with translation MEGQQQGQQQGQQQGQQEGQQLEGQQEGQQQEWRQQWEEWWLLWQGHWQVQWLEWQSQWQEWWQQLQLPLQQQWENWLLHWHQHFEQWQNLWYEQWQQWEQRCQAQQHQQWWEWPQDQWQQQLQHEWQQWQQHGEWQWRLWLQQVQWQQQEVQGQGQQQQGQGQQQQGQGQEPWELRLQFQQWQPHWRQQWHMWHQDWQQQWRQWQQGQQQWREQRQWQWRQWQKDERWQEQERWLRHRLTINMHLIPVSYALSFKPLTTSLVFEDKEGAKIPMLENTTFGNLVADGFVNEIIAAHRRNLSWAGDFCEDDLFVSEGEHFVTIAKEPTKSATDDNQFLDLIQITNWFADKYTENQMVPSYFEEFVDRVYKIPSWQNQCDRSASLWVLSNHPFFMGEEKWRLFVEEYYKWYTQVNVVSRDEILKKANCDICLNWHLATVRDNSLLQMVYWNGRENLCPSSYFTKGCKVPRRTASDAEIFRFTQEGSLVIERTGTLYCIYFQTFSATFY, from the exons ATGGAGGGGCAGCAGCAGGGGCAACAGCAGGGCCAGCAGCAGGGGCAACAGGAAGGCCAGCAGCTGGAGGGGCAACAGGAGGGCCAGCAGCAGGAGTGGCGCCAACAATGGGAAGAGTGGTGGTTGCTGTGGCAGGGGCATTGGCAAGTGCAGTGGCTGGAGTGGCAGAGTCAATGGCAAGAGTGGTGGCAGCAGTTGCAGCTGCCGTTGCAGCAGCAGTGGGAGAACTGGCTGTTGCACTGGCATCAACACTTTGAGCAGTGGCAGAACCTGTGGTACGAGCAATGGCAGCAATGGGAGCAGCGGTGCCAGGCGCAACAACATCAACAATGGTGGGAGTGGCCGCAGGACCAGTGGCAACAACAATTGCAGCACGAATGGCAACAGTGGCAGCAGCATGGGGAATGGCAGTGGCGGCTGTGGCTACAACAGGTTCAGTGGCAGCAGCAGGAGGTGCAGGGGCAGGGGCAGCAGCAACAGGGGCAGGGGCAGCAGCAACAGGGGCAGGGGCAGGAGCCGTGGGAGCTACGTCTGCAGTTTCAACAATGGCAGCCTCATTGGCGGCAGCAGTGGCACATGTGGCATCAAGACTGGCAGCAGCAGTGGCGTCAATGGCAACAGGGCCAACAGCAATGGCGGGAGCAGCGACAATGGCAGTGGCGGCAGTGGCAGAAGGATGAGCGGTGGCAGGAGCAGGAGCGGTGGCTGCGCCACCGGCTAACCATCAATATGCATTTGATACCTGTGTCCTATGCTTTGAGTTTCAAGCCACTCACCACTTCTCTTGTATTCGAAGACAAAGAGGGCGCTAAAATCCCTATGCTCGAGAATACAACCTTCGGCAATTTAGTTGCCGACGGCTTTGTTAATGAGATAATTGCGGCACATCGTCGGAACCTGAGCTGGGCTGGTGATTTCTGCGAGGATGATTTATTTGTATCTGAGGGCGAGCATTTTGTTACCATTGCTAAAGAACCAACGAAGTCAGCAACAGATGATAACCAGTTTCTGGATTTAATTCAGATAACAAATTGGTTTGCTGATAAGTATACTGAGAATCAAATGGTGCCGTCTTATTTTGAAGAGTTTGTTGACAGAGTATATAAAATACCAAGTTGGCAAAATCAATGTGATCGATCAGCAAGCTTATGGGTGCTTAGTAACCACCCTTTCTTTATGGGAGAAGAAAAATGGAGGTTATTTGTAGAGGAATACTATAAATGGTACACTCAAGTTAATGTGGTATCGCGGGATGAGATTCTTAAGAAAGCTAATTGTGATATATGTCTGAATTGGCATTTGGCTACAGTGCGCGATAACAGTCTTCTGCAAATGGTGTACTGGAATGGAAGAGAGAACTTGTGTCCATCATCTTACTTTACTAAAGGCTGCAAAGTTCCTCGGCGGACGGCTAGCGATGCTGAAATATTCCGGTTCACCCAAGAAG GCTCGTTGGTCATTGAGAGAACTGGCACTTTATATTGCATATATTTTCAAACATTTTCTGCCACGTTTTATTGA
- the LOC125536045 gene encoding uncharacterized protein LOC125536045 isoform X1 produces the protein MEGQQQGQQQGQQQGQQEGQQLEGQQEGQQQEWRQQWEEWWLLWQGHWQVQWLEWQSQWQEWWQQLQLPLQQQWENWLLHWHQHFEQWQNLWYEQWQQWEQRCQAQQHQQWWEWPQDQWQQQLQHEWQQWQQHGEWQWRLWLQQVQWQQQEVQGQGQQQQGQGQQQQGQGQEPWELRLQFQQWQPHWRQQWHMWHQDWQQQWRQWQQGQQQWREQRQWQWRQWQKDERWQEQERWLRHRLTINMHLIPVSYALSFKPLTTSLVFEDKEGAKIPMLENTTFGNLVADGFVNEIIAAHRRNLSWAGDFCEDDLFVSEGEHFVTIAKEPTKSATDDNQFLDLIQITNWFADKYTENQMVPSYFEEFVDRVYKIPSWQNQCDRSASLWVLSNHPFFMGEEKWRLFVEEYYKWYTQVNVVSRDEILKKANCDICLNWHLATVRDNSLLQMVYWNGRENLCPSSYFTKGCKVPRRTASDAEIFRFTQEDGYLAVFQRTFYVHGLHILGARWSLRELALYIAYIFKHFLPRFIERIYANSHEHHLGGLLPGGIFEENCTKWQPNLS, from the exons ATGGAGGGGCAGCAGCAGGGGCAACAGCAGGGCCAGCAGCAGGGGCAACAGGAAGGCCAGCAGCTGGAGGGGCAACAGGAGGGCCAGCAGCAGGAGTGGCGCCAACAATGGGAAGAGTGGTGGTTGCTGTGGCAGGGGCATTGGCAAGTGCAGTGGCTGGAGTGGCAGAGTCAATGGCAAGAGTGGTGGCAGCAGTTGCAGCTGCCGTTGCAGCAGCAGTGGGAGAACTGGCTGTTGCACTGGCATCAACACTTTGAGCAGTGGCAGAACCTGTGGTACGAGCAATGGCAGCAATGGGAGCAGCGGTGCCAGGCGCAACAACATCAACAATGGTGGGAGTGGCCGCAGGACCAGTGGCAACAACAATTGCAGCACGAATGGCAACAGTGGCAGCAGCATGGGGAATGGCAGTGGCGGCTGTGGCTACAACAGGTTCAGTGGCAGCAGCAGGAGGTGCAGGGGCAGGGGCAGCAGCAACAGGGGCAGGGGCAGCAGCAACAGGGGCAGGGGCAGGAGCCGTGGGAGCTACGTCTGCAGTTTCAACAATGGCAGCCTCATTGGCGGCAGCAGTGGCACATGTGGCATCAAGACTGGCAGCAGCAGTGGCGTCAATGGCAACAGGGCCAACAGCAATGGCGGGAGCAGCGACAATGGCAGTGGCGGCAGTGGCAGAAGGATGAGCGGTGGCAGGAGCAGGAGCGGTGGCTGCGCCACCGGCTAACCATCAATATGCATTTGATACCTGTGTCCTATGCTTTGAGTTTCAAGCCACTCACCACTTCTCTTGTATTCGAAGACAAAGAGGGCGCTAAAATCCCTATGCTCGAGAATACAACCTTCGGCAATTTAGTTGCCGACGGCTTTGTTAATGAGATAATTGCGGCACATCGTCGGAACCTGAGCTGGGCTGGTGATTTCTGCGAGGATGATTTATTTGTATCTGAGGGCGAGCATTTTGTTACCATTGCTAAAGAACCAACGAAGTCAGCAACAGATGATAACCAGTTTCTGGATTTAATTCAGATAACAAATTGGTTTGCTGATAAGTATACTGAGAATCAAATGGTGCCGTCTTATTTTGAAGAGTTTGTTGACAGAGTATATAAAATACCAAGTTGGCAAAATCAATGTGATCGATCAGCAAGCTTATGGGTGCTTAGTAACCACCCTTTCTTTATGGGAGAAGAAAAATGGAGGTTATTTGTAGAGGAATACTATAAATGGTACACTCAAGTTAATGTGGTATCGCGGGATGAGATTCTTAAGAAAGCTAATTGTGATATATGTCTGAATTGGCATTTGGCTACAGTGCGCGATAACAGTCTTCTGCAAATGGTGTACTGGAATGGAAGAGAGAACTTGTGTCCATCATCTTACTTTACTAAAGGCTGCAAAGTTCCTCGGCGGACGGCTAGCGATGCTGAAATATTCCGGTTCACCCAAGAAGATGGGTATTTAGCAGTTTTCCAGCGGACGTTTTATGTTCACGGGCTACATATTCTTGGG GCTCGTTGGTCATTGAGAGAACTGGCACTTTATATTGCATATATTTTCAAACATTTTCTGCCACGTTTTATTGAAAGGATTTACGCCAACTCTCATGAACATCATCT CGGAGGTCTGCTTCCCGGAGGCATATTCGAGGAAAACTGTACGAAGTGGCAGCCTAATTTGAGCTAA